The genomic interval GCTGAGGAGTATACATCAGCGTAAGCGTTATCAGTCTCATCGACTAATATCGCGATTAAGGCAACTCCTCCGAGGTATAAGCTTAGTATAGATGCTGCTATGAACTGCTGGCCTGATATAGCAGCTAAAATAGCTCCTAAGGAGTAGAACCATGTGTTAGCTACCGTATATCCTACGAGAGTTCCAAGGAAACTCGATCTCTCCCTCAAGCTGAACCTGTTGTAATCCGAGACCAAGGGCATCCAGGATATGGGCATCGCTATGACTAAATCTAATGCGAGCGTGAGAGGGAGTTCTCCGGTCCCCTGGGATCTCAACTCCGATGTGAGAGCCTGGTGAGTTATCCATATAGTGGAGAGGAGGACGAGCCAGACGGCGAACCTCTCGATCCACTTCCTCACGAAAGCTAGGGGCCCCCCTATCGCTAGGATCAGGACTATGAATGAGAAGATGACGAGCCAGAGGATCCTGAATGCCTCACCTCCGAGGATTAGGGATGCAGAATCGCTCATGACCTTCAGCTCGAAAGCAGTCCATCCGACTAACTGGATGAAGTTCAATATCGTCGCTAAATATGAGCCGTATGCACCGAAGATCGGCCTCAGGGAGACCATAGTGGGTACTCCGTACTTAGAGCCTATGCTCCCTGCA from Candidatus Korarchaeum sp. carries:
- a CDS encoding cytosine permease; protein product: MPGKLLRAPPEWGVEPVSEDARILRAIDFFFLWFSLGVGLLVLQAGALMIPSLTIEQALLVSLSGSILGSLLLALAGSIGSKYGVPTMVSLRPIFGAYGSYLATILNFIQLVGWTAFELKVMSDSASLILGGEAFRILWLVIFSFIVLILAIGGPLAFVRKWIERFAVWLVLLSTIWITHQALTSELRSQGTGELPLTLALDLVIAMPISWMPLVSDYNRFSLRERSSFLGTLVGYTVANTWFYSLGAILAAISGQQFIAASILSLYLGGVALIAILVDETDNAYADVYSSAVSLQNIFPKLRQWKIIIPVISISAVIAFFVPLSNYEWFLLMIGASFIPLFGVVISEYFLVRRSNIELGEFYEGAPKLVKRSIASWFIGLLVYSVIAVYFPDLGASVPSFLSSLLAQYAFGRWELGLDRS